The proteins below come from a single Candidatus Omnitrophota bacterium genomic window:
- a CDS encoding metal-dependent transcriptional regulator has protein sequence MLSPSSEDYLKTIYELNAGQGRAVPSQVAEKLAVSPAAVTKMAQRLQEKKMVQYSRQKGFTMTQAGEKAALKVIRRHRLLELYLTEALHFAWDRVHEEACRMEHVISDEFEEKIDEFLGRPTRDPHGAPIPTKDGRIEEERHPKLAELPLGRTGTIQQVDNDNAELLRYAGAMGMIPGAEVEMLNQEPFGGPFHIRVAGKKRAVGQELMRHISVAIKE, from the coding sequence ATGTTGAGTCCTTCCAGCGAGGATTATTTGAAAACCATATACGAATTGAACGCTGGCCAGGGAAGGGCGGTTCCCTCGCAGGTGGCGGAAAAATTGGCCGTCAGTCCCGCCGCTGTGACGAAGATGGCGCAACGGCTGCAGGAAAAGAAGATGGTGCAATACAGCCGCCAAAAAGGATTCACCATGACCCAGGCGGGAGAAAAAGCGGCGTTGAAGGTGATCCGGCGCCATCGCTTGTTGGAGTTATACCTGACGGAAGCGCTGCATTTCGCCTGGGATCGGGTGCATGAGGAGGCGTGCCGCATGGAGCATGTCATTTCCGACGAATTCGAAGAGAAAATCGACGAATTTCTGGGACGCCCCACCCGCGATCCCCACGGCGCCCCAATTCCCACCAAGGATGGGCGCATCGAAGAAGAAAGGCATCCCAAGCTGGCGGAGTTGCCGCTGGGCCGGACGGGAACCATTCAACAGGTAGACAATGACAATGCGGAATTGTTAAGGTATGCGGGCGCGATGGGAATGATTCCCGGAGCGGAAGTGGAGATGCTGAACCAGGAGCCTTTCGGCGGTCCGTTTCATATCCGCGTAGCGGGCAAAAAACGCGCGGTCGGACAGGAATTGATGCGCCATATTTCCGTGGCGATTAAAGAATAA
- a CDS encoding iron dependent repressor, metal binding and dimerization domain protein, whose amino-acid sequence MHPAVTLLAGAAVLAAVCALFWPNRGIVSLWRRLQADSERIRIEDALKHIYNNEYLQKKSTLESLCERLSLPRNQAAPLLEKMIASGMIEAKNGYYRLTDEGGAYALRIVRAHRLWERYLADETGLADREWHREAENREHSTSPEQIEELVSHLGNPLYDPHGAPIPGENGEVGPPMGRPLIQFAAGEIVVVNHIKDEPEELFSQIAAEGIFPGMRMRMLEVSPQRLRLSSHQDEHVLAPVVAAQISAIPLPVEAQVDEEETLAALDVGETGQVVRFSPHCRGIERRRLMDLGVLPGTLIAAELTSPFGDPKAYRVRGAVIALRDELANMIYIEKLKGAA is encoded by the coding sequence ATGCATCCTGCCGTAACATTACTCGCCGGTGCAGCCGTTCTAGCGGCGGTTTGCGCCTTGTTCTGGCCCAACCGGGGGATCGTGAGCCTCTGGCGGCGGCTGCAAGCGGATTCGGAGCGCATCCGCATCGAGGACGCGCTGAAGCATATTTACAATAATGAGTACCTGCAAAAAAAATCGACGCTGGAAAGCCTGTGCGAGCGTTTGTCGCTTCCGCGCAACCAGGCGGCGCCTTTATTGGAAAAGATGATCGCAAGCGGCATGATCGAAGCCAAGAATGGGTATTACCGCCTGACGGATGAAGGCGGCGCCTACGCCCTGCGCATCGTTCGCGCTCATCGCTTGTGGGAACGTTACCTGGCCGACGAAACTGGCCTGGCCGACCGGGAATGGCATCGGGAAGCGGAAAACCGCGAACACTCCACGTCTCCGGAACAGATCGAGGAATTAGTCTCCCACTTGGGGAATCCGCTGTACGATCCCCACGGCGCGCCTATTCCCGGCGAGAACGGCGAAGTGGGGCCGCCGATGGGGCGGCCTTTGATCCAATTCGCCGCCGGGGAGATAGTAGTCGTCAACCATATAAAAGACGAGCCGGAAGAATTGTTCTCTCAGATCGCGGCGGAAGGCATTTTTCCAGGCATGAGAATGCGCATGCTCGAAGTTTCTCCCCAACGCCTGCGATTGAGCTCGCACCAGGACGAACATGTTTTAGCGCCAGTCGTAGCGGCGCAAATTTCCGCCATTCCCCTGCCGGTGGAAGCGCAGGTGGACGAAGAAGAGACGCTGGCGGCGCTGGATGTGGGCGAGACGGGACAAGTCGTACGCTTCTCTCCTCATTGCCGGGGCATCGAACGGCGGCGCTTGATGGACTTGGGCGTTTTGCCGGGAACGCTGATCGCGGCGGAATTGACCAGCCCCTTCGGCGATCCCAAGGCGTATCGCGTGCGCGGGGCCGTCATCGCGCTGCGCGATGAATTAGCCAATATGATTTATATCGAAAAATTGAAAGGAGCGGCCTAA
- the lpxA gene encoding acyl-ACP--UDP-N-acetylglucosamine O-acyltransferase: MSLVSNTAVVHPQAEIGDNVEIGPYAIVGENVKIAEGSVIGPHVVLDGSTTIGRHCKIGVGAVIGGEPQDLKYRGDDSLVIIGDNTVIREYATINRATFEGEATVVGKNCLVMSYCHIAHNCVLEDRVIMSSFAGLAGHIRVEENAIIGGLVGVHQFVQIGRNSIVGGGSAVRQDILPYTQSGGNPCKSRGLNIVGLRRYNYSPERISQLKKAYKAIFRSKMTEQDAVEYLKTEMGDVPEVVHMVQFIERSKRGLARC; the protein is encoded by the coding sequence ATGTCCTTAGTTTCCAATACGGCTGTCGTGCATCCCCAAGCGGAAATCGGCGATAACGTGGAGATCGGTCCTTATGCGATCGTCGGCGAAAACGTAAAAATCGCCGAAGGTTCCGTCATCGGTCCTCATGTGGTTTTGGATGGCAGCACGACGATCGGCCGCCATTGCAAAATTGGCGTTGGCGCCGTGATCGGCGGCGAACCCCAGGATTTAAAATATCGCGGAGACGATAGCCTTGTTATCATCGGAGATAATACGGTTATCCGTGAATACGCTACAATCAATCGAGCCACTTTCGAGGGCGAAGCGACGGTTGTCGGGAAGAACTGCCTTGTCATGTCTTATTGCCACATCGCGCACAATTGCGTGTTGGAAGACCGCGTCATCATGTCCAGCTTCGCAGGTCTCGCCGGTCATATCCGCGTGGAGGAAAACGCCATTATCGGCGGCTTGGTCGGCGTGCATCAGTTCGTTCAAATTGGCCGCAATTCCATTGTTGGCGGCGGTTCCGCCGTGCGCCAGGACATCCTTCCCTATACGCAATCCGGAGGCAATCCCTGCAAATCGAGAGGCTTGAATATCGTCGGCTTGCGACGGTACAATTATTCCCCCGAACGCATCTCGCAACTCAAAAAAGCCTATAAAGCCATTTTCCGTTCAAAAATGACCGAACAAGACGCCGTCGAATACCTTAAAACGGAAATGGGCGATGTTCCCGAAGTCGTTCACATGGTTCAATTCATAGAACGCTCCAAACGGGGACTCGCCCGCTGTTAA
- a CDS encoding prolyl oligopeptidase family serine peptidase has protein sequence MNGVMKTITALTVLAILLLAVSAASAQEPGKQTAVDMGLHYKYLLYLPSDYGEAGRHWPMILFLHGAGERGSNLTAVKTHGPPKYVDNTVYLTRGILPQVYQFIIVSPQCPSGEWWSNDHLIPLLNEVIADYAVDRNRIYVTGLSMGGFGTWSLASVLPDKFAAIAPICGGGDAWGLLKGNYNTTKEIPAAIPANLVKIPIWAFHGGADTTVPTVESQKMADAVKAAGGNVLLTIYPNVGHDSWTQTYSKPEIYNWFLENAILTGIDDWPIR, from the coding sequence ATGAATGGCGTCATGAAAACGATCACCGCACTAACGGTTCTTGCCATACTCTTATTAGCCGTATCGGCGGCGAGCGCTCAAGAACCGGGTAAGCAGACGGCCGTCGATATGGGACTGCATTACAAGTATCTTCTCTACTTGCCCAGCGATTACGGCGAGGCGGGCCGTCATTGGCCTATGATTTTATTCCTCCACGGCGCTGGCGAGCGGGGAAGCAACTTGACGGCGGTGAAAACTCACGGTCCGCCGAAATACGTCGATAATACTGTCTATTTGACGAGAGGGATTCTGCCGCAAGTATATCAATTCATCATCGTATCGCCGCAGTGCCCCAGCGGGGAATGGTGGTCCAACGATCATCTTATTCCGCTGCTCAACGAAGTGATCGCCGATTACGCCGTCGATCGCAATCGGATTTATGTGACCGGCCTCAGCATGGGTGGATTTGGAACCTGGAGCCTGGCCAGCGTTCTTCCCGATAAATTCGCGGCTATCGCACCCATCTGCGGCGGAGGCGACGCGTGGGGATTGTTAAAAGGCAATTACAACACGACGAAAGAAATCCCCGCCGCCATTCCGGCAAACCTGGTGAAGATTCCGATATGGGCGTTTCACGGCGGCGCGGATACAACAGTGCCTACGGTTGAAAGCCAGAAAATGGCCGATGCCGTAAAAGCGGCGGGCGGCAACGTTCTGCTCACGATCTACCCCAACGTCGGCCATGATTCCTGGACCCAAACCTACAGCAAGCCGGAAATTTACAATTGGTTCCTAGAAAACGCCATCCTGACGGGGATTGACGATTGGCCGATTCGTTAA
- a CDS encoding OmpH family outer membrane protein produces the protein MIRSRNFLAAIVSAAVLLASLGMSSGTAQAQELKIGHISLRDVFNKAVKYKQAFEELKSIQQKKSEQLQQKESELKKSKYDIDMKKELMKEDDAKQLQDSFNKDVEEFQKLFQNEQKDFAKSRDDKLEPLNKELKQIIEDLAKKENYAFIFKFDDLLYADPKYDLTPKVIEALNKK, from the coding sequence ATGATACGGAGTAGGAATTTTCTCGCCGCGATCGTATCGGCGGCGGTACTGTTGGCATCCCTAGGAATGTCTTCTGGAACCGCGCAGGCGCAGGAACTGAAAATCGGACATATCAGCCTGCGCGACGTCTTCAACAAAGCGGTGAAGTACAAACAAGCGTTTGAAGAATTGAAGAGCATTCAGCAAAAGAAATCCGAACAACTTCAACAAAAGGAAAGCGAGCTGAAGAAATCGAAATACGACATCGACATGAAAAAAGAGTTGATGAAAGAAGACGACGCCAAACAACTCCAGGACTCCTTCAATAAAGACGTCGAAGAATTTCAAAAACTCTTTCAAAACGAACAGAAAGATTTCGCCAAATCGCGGGATGATAAGTTGGAACCTCTGAATAAAGAACTGAAACAAATCATCGAAGATCTCGCCAAGAAGGAAAATTACGCCTTCATTTTCAAATTCGACGATTTGCTCTACGCCGATCCCAAATACGATCTCACCCCTAAAGTGATCGAAGCCTTGAACAAGAAATGA
- a CDS encoding bifunctional UDP-3-O-[3-hydroxymyristoyl] N-acetylglucosamine deacetylase/3-hydroxyacyl-ACP dehydratase, translating to MTDYQRTIAGEASISGIGLHTGQETTITFKPAPADSGIRFVRCDLEGKPEIEVKAENAVLEDSLYLTALGKGNLQVLTVEHVLAACTGLGIDNIVLELTSSEPPITDGSAKIFVEAIRKAGIVTLDRPKKYIEVKEPIWLFENGLELALIPSHRLEITYKIDYDHPAVGIRSASFLITEEIFAEKIAPARTFCFLKDVDSLQKEGKIKGGSLENAIVIGDEDFLNDELRFPDEIVRHKILDVIGDLTLMGGPIKGHVIAVRSGHAFNIRFVQKILKTLNGALTSGVPKLPMSAKEIRRILPHRYPFLLIDKVVEIDYEANRVVAIKNVSGNEEFFNGHFPEEPVMPGVLLIEAMAQAGGVLLLSKEENRGKIVYLVGVDEAKIRRKVEPGDQLVIETKITRLRRKVGKVESVIHVEGALVAEASLFFSIGDD from the coding sequence ATGACGGATTATCAAAGAACCATAGCAGGAGAAGCAAGCATCAGCGGGATCGGTCTGCATACCGGTCAGGAAACGACGATTACCTTTAAACCGGCCCCGGCCGATTCGGGCATTCGCTTCGTTCGCTGTGATTTGGAAGGAAAACCCGAAATCGAGGTGAAGGCGGAAAACGCCGTTCTCGAAGATTCTTTGTATCTTACCGCCCTCGGCAAAGGCAATTTGCAGGTTCTCACGGTGGAACACGTATTGGCCGCTTGCACGGGACTGGGCATCGACAACATCGTCCTCGAACTCACTTCGAGCGAACCGCCCATCACGGACGGCAGCGCCAAAATCTTCGTCGAAGCCATCCGCAAGGCGGGGATCGTCACCTTGGACCGTCCCAAAAAATACATTGAGGTCAAAGAGCCGATTTGGCTCTTCGAAAATGGATTGGAACTGGCTCTCATTCCTTCCCATCGGCTGGAGATCACGTATAAGATCGATTACGATCATCCCGCCGTGGGCATTCGTTCCGCCTCCTTCCTCATCACGGAGGAGATTTTCGCCGAGAAGATCGCTCCCGCCCGCACCTTCTGCTTCCTCAAAGACGTAGATAGTTTGCAAAAGGAAGGCAAAATCAAAGGCGGCAGTTTGGAAAACGCCATCGTCATCGGCGACGAGGATTTTCTGAACGACGAACTCCGCTTCCCCGACGAAATCGTGCGCCACAAAATTCTCGACGTAATCGGGGATTTGACGCTGATGGGAGGGCCGATCAAAGGACACGTCATCGCCGTCCGGTCGGGTCATGCGTTCAATATCCGCTTCGTTCAGAAAATATTGAAAACCTTAAACGGCGCTTTGACGAGCGGCGTTCCCAAACTTCCCATGTCCGCCAAGGAAATCCGGCGCATCCTTCCCCATCGCTATCCGTTTCTTCTGATCGATAAGGTCGTCGAAATCGATTATGAAGCCAATCGCGTCGTAGCGATTAAAAACGTCTCCGGCAACGAAGAATTTTTCAACGGCCATTTTCCGGAGGAACCGGTGATGCCCGGCGTGCTCCTGATCGAAGCGATGGCGCAGGCGGGGGGCGTACTCTTGCTTTCAAAAGAAGAAAATCGCGGTAAAATCGTCTATCTCGTCGGCGTCGACGAGGCTAAAATCAGGCGCAAGGTCGAGCCGGGAGACCAATTGGTGATCGAAACCAAGATCACCCGGTTGAGAAGAAAAGTCGGCAAAGTGGAGAGCGTGATCCATGTCGAAGGCGCGCTCGTCGCCGAAGCAAGCCTTTTCTTCTCCATCGGCGACGATTAG
- a CDS encoding DUF1829 domain-containing protein: MLNEIGELLERYNAWLKDKTVLRQTEDWVEITTPYLDRHNDYMQIYAKKENGGFLLTDDGEVIDDLKLCGCKLDTAKRQSLLKTTLNGFGIQIDGDKLVARASKENFALKKHSLIQAMLAINDLFYLAQPIVESVFCEDVAAWLDLQEIRYTPKVKFSGKIGFDHLFDFVIPKSKQQPERILKTINKPTREEAQSIAFAWIDTKEVRPPDSRAYAFLNDSERCIPSSLLEALHNYDIKSVVWSQREKVREELAA, translated from the coding sequence ATGTTGAATGAAATCGGCGAACTTCTTGAACGTTATAACGCTTGGTTGAAAGATAAAACCGTCCTGCGTCAAACCGAGGACTGGGTGGAAATCACGACGCCCTATTTAGACCGGCATAACGATTACATGCAAATATACGCCAAAAAAGAAAATGGCGGTTTTCTTCTCACGGATGACGGCGAAGTTATCGATGACTTGAAACTTTGCGGTTGCAAATTGGACACTGCAAAAAGACAGAGCCTTCTCAAAACGACTTTAAACGGTTTTGGAATCCAAATTGACGGCGACAAGCTTGTCGCGCGAGCCTCCAAAGAGAATTTCGCCTTAAAAAAGCATAGTCTTATCCAAGCGATGTTAGCGATCAACGATCTGTTTTATTTAGCCCAACCTATAGTGGAAAGCGTTTTTTGCGAAGATGTGGCGGCCTGGCTTGATTTGCAAGAGATTCGGTACACTCCTAAAGTGAAATTTTCCGGGAAAATCGGCTTCGATCATCTATTCGACTTCGTGATTCCCAAATCGAAGCAGCAGCCGGAACGAATCCTGAAAACCATAAATAAACCAACCCGCGAGGAAGCTCAATCCATTGCATTTGCTTGGATCGATACCAAGGAAGTGCGTCCCCCCGATTCACGCGCTTATGCCTTTTTAAACGATTCCGAGCGCTGCATTCCTTCATCTCTCCTCGAAGCTCTCCATAACTACGACATAAAATCCGTTGTTTGGAGCCAAAGAGAAAAAGTCCGAGAAGAGTTAGCAGCCTGA
- the purD gene encoding phosphoribosylamine--glycine ligase, giving the protein MKLLVVGGGGREHALVWKLRQSPERPQIWCAPGNAGINELASTIPIADGDIGELVAFAVGEKIDLVVVGPEVPLAKGLADACREEGVAVFGPSQKAAEIESSKTFARRLMQKYGIPSPRFGSFADPQAAKAYARELDRAGMRSVVKADGLAAGKGAIVAENLQEAEEAIDLCMTKRQFGEAGLRVVVEECLEGPELSILAITDGRRLVILPPAQDHKRAGEGDTGPNTGGMGAYSPVPIVTDAVLDAIRRQILEPAIQGMEAEGRLYNGVLYAGLMMCGDKPYVIEFNCRFGDPETQAVLPVVKEDLLPLLRDAAHGELQESRTLPASGCALCVVMASGGYPGAYRKGIPIYGLERAAEEMKKQAVVFHAGTAFQEERVVTSGGRVLGITGMGEDFETAASNAYKAVSLISFENAYCRIDIGHRVRSS; this is encoded by the coding sequence ATGAAACTACTCGTCGTTGGCGGGGGCGGACGCGAACATGCGTTGGTTTGGAAATTGCGGCAATCGCCCGAACGTCCGCAAATCTGGTGCGCGCCCGGCAACGCCGGCATCAACGAACTGGCGAGTACGATTCCTATCGCTGACGGAGACATCGGCGAATTAGTCGCTTTCGCCGTCGGGGAGAAGATCGATTTAGTCGTCGTGGGACCAGAAGTCCCGTTGGCGAAAGGCCTGGCGGACGCCTGCCGGGAAGAGGGCGTCGCCGTCTTCGGACCTTCTCAAAAGGCGGCGGAAATCGAGAGTTCCAAGACTTTCGCCCGGCGGCTTATGCAGAAATACGGTATCCCAAGTCCCCGCTTCGGCTCCTTCGCCGATCCCCAGGCCGCCAAAGCTTACGCCCGCGAATTGGACCGCGCCGGAATGCGCTCCGTCGTCAAAGCCGACGGCCTGGCGGCGGGCAAAGGCGCCATTGTCGCCGAGAACCTTCAGGAAGCGGAAGAGGCCATCGATCTTTGCATGACGAAGCGGCAATTCGGCGAAGCGGGTTTGCGCGTCGTCGTCGAAGAATGCCTGGAAGGCCCCGAGCTCTCCATCCTCGCTATCACGGACGGACGCCGTCTGGTTATTTTACCTCCCGCCCAGGATCATAAGCGAGCCGGGGAAGGCGATACGGGGCCGAATACCGGCGGCATGGGCGCCTACAGCCCCGTCCCCATCGTAACGGACGCCGTTCTCGACGCCATCCGCCGTCAAATCCTCGAACCCGCCATCCAAGGCATGGAAGCGGAAGGCCGTCTCTACAACGGCGTTCTCTACGCCGGATTGATGATGTGCGGGGATAAGCCTTACGTTATCGAATTCAACTGCCGCTTCGGCGATCCGGAAACGCAGGCGGTGCTACCCGTGGTCAAGGAAGATTTGCTGCCTCTCTTGCGGGACGCCGCTCATGGCGAATTGCAGGAAAGCCGGACGCTCCCCGCTAGCGGCTGCGCTCTATGCGTCGTCATGGCATCCGGCGGCTATCCCGGCGCCTATCGCAAGGGAATTCCCATTTACGGATTGGAACGCGCGGCGGAGGAGATGAAAAAACAAGCCGTCGTCTTCCATGCCGGAACGGCGTTTCAGGAAGAAAGAGTGGTTACTTCGGGAGGCCGAGTGTTAGGAATCACAGGAATGGGCGAAGATTTCGAAACCGCCGCTTCCAACGCTTATAAGGCCGTCAGTTTGATTTCTTTCGAAAACGCTTACTGCCGCATCGACATCGGGCATCGCGTCCGTTCTTCCTAA
- a CDS encoding enolase C-terminal domain-like protein — MRKPRNANRRDFIRQAMAGTAIAGLWPAMAPKNAAGEDAFAPKDSIRITDVKTICTAPERIRLVVVKVETSDPGLFGWGCATFTQRPLTVKTAVEEYLRPFLIGKNPDNIEDLWQSMYVSSYWRNGPVLNNAISGVDMALWDIKGKRAGMPVYQLLGGRCRIAADLYAHASGRDFQEVEDSVRRWMEKGYRHVRAQVAIKGYSAYGASDAGEAASNLPPDTQVFEPAAYVRTIPKLFAHLREKLGDEIELLHDTHERISCAQALQLGKALEEYNLFFWEDPLPPEEVDYFRQIRSQTSTPLAMGELFNNPHEWLDLISERLIDYIRVHLSQIGGLTPGRKLAALTEHFGVKTAWHGPGDLSPFGRAANVALDLACYNFGIQEQHIFNEAAQEVFPGCLKIENGYEYANEEPGWGIDVNEEKAKKFPFRESPSFDMSWGRVRRRDGTIVRP; from the coding sequence ATGAGGAAACCTCGAAACGCCAATCGGCGGGACTTTATTCGTCAGGCAATGGCGGGAACCGCCATTGCGGGGCTTTGGCCGGCGATGGCGCCTAAGAACGCGGCGGGCGAAGACGCTTTTGCTCCCAAGGACTCCATCCGCATCACCGATGTGAAAACTATATGCACGGCGCCGGAACGCATCCGGCTGGTCGTGGTAAAAGTGGAAACCAGCGATCCGGGACTTTTCGGTTGGGGCTGCGCCACGTTCACCCAGCGGCCGCTTACCGTCAAAACCGCCGTGGAGGAATATCTGCGCCCATTCCTCATTGGCAAGAATCCCGACAACATCGAAGACCTATGGCAGTCCATGTACGTCAGCAGTTATTGGCGCAATGGGCCGGTGTTGAACAACGCCATCAGCGGCGTGGATATGGCGCTGTGGGATATCAAGGGCAAGCGCGCGGGAATGCCCGTCTATCAGTTGCTGGGAGGAAGATGCCGCATCGCCGCCGATCTCTACGCCCATGCCAGCGGACGCGATTTTCAGGAAGTGGAAGACTCCGTGCGCAGATGGATGGAGAAAGGCTACCGGCACGTGCGGGCGCAAGTCGCCATCAAGGGCTATTCGGCTTACGGCGCCAGCGATGCGGGGGAAGCTGCGAGCAACCTGCCGCCCGATACCCAAGTCTTCGAACCCGCCGCCTACGTGCGGACAATTCCTAAACTCTTCGCCCATCTGCGCGAGAAATTGGGCGATGAAATCGAATTGCTGCACGATACGCACGAACGCATCTCCTGCGCTCAGGCGCTGCAGCTGGGCAAGGCGCTGGAAGAGTACAACCTGTTTTTCTGGGAAGATCCGCTGCCGCCGGAAGAAGTGGATTATTTCCGCCAAATCCGCAGCCAGACCAGCACACCTCTGGCGATGGGCGAACTCTTCAACAATCCGCACGAATGGCTTGACCTCATCTCCGAGCGGCTGATCGATTACATCCGCGTTCATCTGTCGCAAATCGGCGGCCTGACGCCGGGACGCAAACTGGCGGCGCTGACGGAACATTTCGGCGTCAAAACCGCCTGGCACGGCCCCGGCGATTTGTCGCCCTTCGGACGCGCCGCCAACGTGGCGCTGGATTTGGCTTGCTATAATTTCGGGATTCAAGAACAACACATTTTCAACGAAGCCGCCCAGGAAGTTTTTCCCGGCTGCTTGAAAATCGAAAACGGCTACGAATACGCCAACGAGGAGCCCGGCTGGGGCATTGACGTAAACGAAGAAAAGGCGAAAAAATTCCCCTTCCGCGAATCGCCCAGTTTCGATATGTCATGGGGAAGAGTGCGGCGCAGAGATGGAACGATTGTCAGGCCGTGA
- a CDS encoding UDP-3-O-(3-hydroxymyristoyl)glucosamine N-acyltransferase — protein MPIFTLQELSEKLNESFEGDGAIQIKGVAPIDSAREGELSFVANPKYVSLISACKASALIAPKDLDTNFRPLIRSANPYLTFTKALTLFHESARRISGGFHPASVLGENIRFGKDVTVMAHAIVEDNAVIGDRTILYPGVFVGRGAVIGEDVTLYPNVAIYPECSIGDRSILHAGCRIGSETESPAPCKSRPVELENDIELGANVAASGAPEAPTRIGEGTKIDNLVQIAAGARIGPHCIIVSQVAIGGFAVLEERVTIAGQVVISPGVTVGARSRIGAKSVVMENVPPDSDYWGIPAQPIHQEMRLKANINRLPKIFDRIRSLEESASES, from the coding sequence GTGCCGATATTTACGTTGCAAGAATTAAGCGAAAAACTGAACGAATCTTTCGAGGGAGACGGCGCCATTCAAATCAAAGGCGTCGCTCCGATCGATTCAGCCAGGGAGGGAGAACTCTCCTTCGTCGCCAATCCGAAATACGTCTCCCTGATTTCTGCTTGCAAGGCTTCCGCGTTGATTGCGCCCAAGGACCTGGACACGAATTTCCGTCCTTTGATCCGATCGGCGAATCCATATCTAACCTTCACTAAAGCATTGACGCTTTTTCACGAAAGCGCCCGACGAATCTCCGGCGGATTTCATCCCGCCAGCGTATTGGGAGAGAATATCCGATTCGGCAAAGACGTAACCGTCATGGCTCACGCCATTGTGGAAGACAACGCCGTGATTGGCGACCGGACGATTCTTTATCCGGGCGTTTTCGTAGGAAGGGGCGCCGTCATTGGAGAAGACGTTACCCTCTATCCCAACGTGGCCATCTACCCGGAATGCTCCATTGGCGACCGTTCCATTCTTCATGCGGGCTGCCGCATCGGTTCGGAAACGGAATCGCCTGCGCCGTGTAAATCGCGGCCCGTCGAGTTGGAAAACGATATTGAATTGGGCGCCAACGTCGCCGCCTCGGGCGCGCCCGAAGCGCCGACGCGCATCGGCGAAGGAACAAAGATCGACAACCTCGTCCAAATCGCCGCCGGTGCGCGTATCGGCCCCCATTGCATCATCGTCTCTCAAGTCGCCATCGGCGGTTTCGCCGTCTTGGAGGAGCGCGTTACCATCGCCGGGCAAGTCGTCATTTCCCCCGGCGTAACGGTGGGAGCGCGTTCCCGCATCGGCGCTAAAAGCGTTGTTATGGAAAACGTGCCGCCGGATTCCGACTATTGGGGAATACCGGCGCAGCCTATCCATCAGGAAATGCGCTTGAAGGCGAATATTAACCGCCTTCCCAAAATTTTCGATCGTATTCGCTCTTTGGAGGAATCGGCTTCCGAATCGTAA